GTTCGTTGCGTGAGGACGTCAGGACCGCGGCCGCGGGTGATGGGCCGCTGGACGTGCTCAGCTCCAGGGAGCGCGACGTGCTGGCCGGCATGGTCGAGGGGAAACGTGCTTGGCGGATCGCCGAGGAGCTGTTCATCTCGGTGCAGACCGTGCGTACGCACACGCGCAGCATCCTGGGCAAGCTGAATGTGCACAGTCAGCTGGAAGCCGTGACGTTGGCCCGCTCCGTGGCGGACACCGCCGCGAAGCCGAAGCCCGTCCAGGGGGCTGCCGGTAGGGACCCCGTGTGAGCGGCGGACGTCTCGTTCGGGGGGTACCCGAACGAAGGTCGAAACGCGTTCGACGGCGGAGTGCCGTGGCGGAGAACGGTGTCGCCACGGTGATCACCCGACTGGAGGGCGGTGCCGGGATCGTGGCACTGCGCTCGGCGGTGGCCCTTGTCGAGAGGAACTGTCCGGTCACCATAGTCACCGGTGGGGGCGGTGCGTTGGTGGAACAGGCGCGGACGGCGGGAGTGCCGGTCGTGATCGAACCGGCGCTGTGCAAGCCAGTCCGTCCCCGGTGCGACCTGTTGGCGCTGTGGCGCCTCCGCGCGCTGTTCGCGGGGCGCGGGTTCGACGTCGTGCACACCCATACGGCCAAGGCGGGAGCCGTGGGCCGGGTGGCCGCGTGGTGGGCGGGGACGCGGCGCGTGGTGCACACCTACCACGGTTTCCCGTTCCACCCCTTTCAGAGCGTGTTCCGCCGGAGGAGTTACGTCCTCGTCGAGCGGGCTCTGGGGGGGATCACCGATGTGGCCCTGTGCGTCGGTTCCGGGGTGACCGCAGAGGCACTCCGACGCGATCTGGTCGAACCGGACCGGGTGCGCACGATCGGCGTGCCCGTTTCCCGGGCCGTTCCCCACGTCGATCCGGTGTCCAGACGACGTGCCCGCCGCGCTCTGGGAATCTCCGACGATCGTCTGCTGGTCGGGGCGGTGGGGAGGCTGACCTACCAGAAGGCCCCGGAGGACTTCGTCACGGCGCTGGCCCTGCTGGGCCGCGACGATGTCAGCGGCGTTTGGGTGGGGGACGGGGACCGACGTGCGCCTGTCCGTCGGCTGGTCGAGAGTGAACTCGCCGGAGAATTCATTCTGCTGGGGCAACGTCCGAACGTTCCGGAGCTGTTGCCCGCCTTCGACGTGTTCGTGCTGCCGAGCAGGTACGAAGGACTGCCGCTGGCCCTGGCAGAAGCGATGCGGTGCGGGATCCCCGTGGTGGCCACGGACGTGAACGCTGTCCCCGATCTGGTGACGGCGGGGACCACGGGGTTGCTCGTCCCACCCGAGCGCCCGGAACTGCTGGCCGAGGCGTTGGCGAGACTGCTGGACTCCCCCGCCGAGCGCGACGCGATGGGAGCCGAGGGCAGAAAGCGGATCGACGAACGCTTCGACATCGACACGCTCGTCCGGGCGCTGGAGGAGGCCTACGTGGACGGCGGACCCGAACACCGAACGAAGTGAATAAGTAACATAAAGTGCATACGGTTCCGTGAACAGGTACAACTGGGGTATCGAATTCAACGAATCCGGTACGGACACACCGATGCGCGGATGATCGGCTCGACGTTTCGGTGACGGAGGTCCGCCGGTTAGGCCGGAACACGTCCGGTGCGGCCCGCTTTGGTGGAGCCGGTGAGGATCTGCTCCAGCGCGTGCGGTGTCGAGTCGCCCCGTGGAACGTGGCTTACGGCGCTGAGGGGGTAAGTGATGGCTCGACTGGTTCTCGGGGACGATCATACGGTTTTCGTGGACGCGTTGACGACCGTGTTGCCACAACGCGGTATCGAAGTGGTGGGCACGGCGGACACCATCGCGAGCACGGTGGAGATGGTTCGTGGGAACCGGCCCGATGTGTGTCTGCTGGACAGGTTCTTCGTGGACGGAGACGTGCTGGACTCGTTGGACGAGGTCATGCGGGCCGGTGACCCGCGGATGCGCTTGGTGCTGCTCACGGCTGACCGCGAGACCGCGGCGATTCGACGTGCGATGCGCACGGGAGCAGCGGGATACGTCAACAAGATGTGCGGCCTGACCGCCCTGGTGGAGGCGGTTCGCAAGGTCTCGTCCGGAGAACCGGTGACCCGGCTGCCCGCGCTGGCGGTGGAGCGCAACGCGGACGGTGTGGCGTTCGGTGACGAGGCGCTGTTGGAAGAGCTCACGCCTCGTGAGCGGGAGTGCCTGCGGTTGTTGGTGAACGGGGCGCACACGAAGACCATGGCCAGGGACCTGGGGGTCTCCGATGCGACGGTGCGGACTCATGTGCAGGGACTGCTGACCAAGATGGGGGTGCACTCGCGTCTGGAGGCGGTCAGCCTCGCCGTGCGCCACAGTCTGGTGGACGAGACCTAGTCGACCGGGAGCCGGTGGAGCGTCCGAGGGGATCACCCCCGGTGGCCCCCGATGTGGGCCAGCAGCAGTTCGTTGACCTGTTCGGGGGCCTCTTCCGCCATCCAGTGCGAGACGCCGTCCAGGATCTCGAACCGGTACTCGCCCGCGACGTAGTCGGCGGTCGCCTCGGCTGCCCGTGCGCCCACGGCACTGTCCTCGGTGCTCCACACGTAGAGGGTGGGGACGGTGATCCTGCCCACCGCGCCGCTGTGCCGCACGGCCCGGTACCAGTTCAGCGCCGCGGTGAGCGCCCCGGGGGTGCGCATTCTCTCCAGGTACGCCGTTACGTGCTCGACGGGGACCCTGTCCCCGAACAGCTCGCGGATCCTGGCCGCGTCCTCGTCCAGCAGCGTGCGTTCGGCGTCCTCGGAGCGGAAAAGGCGCATGTAGGCCGATCTGCGCTGTTGGTCCGGGTCGTGGGCGAGCGCGTTCCCGAAAGCCTCCGGGTGGGGGATCGACAGGGCGGACAGCGTGCTCACCCGCTCCGGAACGGCCCCGGCCGCCGACCAGGCCACCGCAGCCCCCCAGTCGTGCCCCACCAGGTCGAAGCGTTCCCATCCCACTTGGTCCGCGATGGCGAGAACGTCGCCGACGAGCTCCTCCATCCGGTAGTCGGTTACGCGTTCCGGCCGCACCCCGGGAGAGTAGCCGCGTTGGTCCGGGGCGATCGCGTGGTAGCCGGCCTCCGCCAGGGCGCCGAGCTGCCGCTGCCACTGCAACCCCGACTCGGGGAAGCCGTGCAGCAGCAGCACGCCGTGTTCGCCCGGGGGGCCTGCTTCGAGAGCATCGAACTTTCCTGCGGCGGTGGGGATCGTGACGTGATCGGGCACACAATCACCTTACGCGGATGATCCTCCGGAGATCCAGCAGCGGGCTCGGCGAGGAGTCGGATCGTGTTTTCGTGCCCGGCAGAAGCCGCGGGCGGGCGAGCCCGTGCTCGGAACACGGTCCTGAGCGCTGTCCGCGGGTATGGACCGGTGGTCGGAAACGGTATGGCTCCGAAAGGACGAGGCGGTTAACTTGTGATATCCGCCGCACGATCCGGTGCGGAAACGTTTTCGACTGTGGAGAGTGGTTGGGAATGGTCGAGGCCACCGCGTTCGGGCCGCCCGACGTCGGAGGAGAGGAAAACCACGACGACACGCCCACCGAGCAGTTCCGTCGGGCGCGGGACTTCCTGCTGCGGAACAGAGCGGATCACGAGGCGGCACGCGCCGGGTTCCGCTGGCCCAGGCCCGAGCGGTTCAACTGGGCCCTGGACTGGTTCGACACCATAGGGCGGCGCAACGACCGCCCGGCGCTGTGGATCACACGTCCGGACGGCGGGGAGGACAGGATCTCCTACGCCGAGCTGACGAAGCGTTCCAACCGGGTGGCGAACTGGTTGCGCGGGCTGGGAGCCGTGCGTGGCGACCGGTTGATACTCATGCTCGACAACAGGGTGGAACTCTGGGAGACCCTGCTGGCCGCCGTGAAGCTCGGTGTGGTGACCATCCCCGCCACACCGTTGCTGGGACCGGGCGAACTGCGGGACCGGGTGGAGCGCGGTCGGGCGAACCACGTGGTGACCGGTACCGAGCACGTCTCCAAGTTCGTCGACGTCGAGGGCGACTACACGCGGATAGCCGTCGGCGAGGAGACGAGCGGGTGGGTGAACTACGCCGACAGCGCGGGGGCCGACGAGCGGTTCGTCCCGGAAGGGATCACCCACGCGAACGATCCGCTGTTGCTGTACTTCACCTCGGGGACCACCGCGTTGCCCAAGTTGGTCGAGCACACCCACGTCTCGTACCCGGTCGGACATCTCAGCACGATGTACTGGCTGGGGCTGCAGCCGGGTGACGTGCACCTCAACATTTCCTCCCCCGGCTGGGCGAAGCACGCCTGGAGTTGCGTGTTCGCACCGTTCAACGCCGAGGCGACCGTGTTCGTGCACGGTTACGAGCGCTTCGATCCCGAGCGACTGCTCGACGAGATGTCCCGCTGCGGAGTCACGAGTTTCTGCGCGCCGCCGACCGTCTGGAGGATGCTGATCCAGTCCGATCTCGGACGGCTGAGCCGACCTCCGCGCAGCGTCGTCAGCGCGGGCGAACCCCTCAACCCCGAGGTGATCGAACAGGTGGCCCGGGAGTGGTCGGTGACGATCAGGGACGGGTTCGGGCAGACCGAGAGCAGCGTGCAGGTCGCGAACACCCCTGGACTACCGGTCAAGGAGGGATCCATGGGCAGGCCCCTTCCCGGCTTCGACGTGGCCCTGGTGGACCCGGCGACCGGGGAACGTGCCGCGGAGGGGGAGATCTGCCTGGCGCTCGACCCGCCTCCCGTGGGGCTGATGAGCGGTTACTCCGACGAAGCGCAGACAGCCGAGGTGATGCGCGACGGCTACTACCACACGGGTGACGTGGGGCACGTGGACGAGGACGGCTACATCACTTATGTCGGACGTACCGACGACGTGTTCAAGGCCTCGGACTACCGGATCTCGCCCTTCGAGCTGGAAAGCGTGCTCCTGCAGCACCCGGCCGTGGCCGAGGCCGCCGTGGTGCCCGCTCCCGATCCGGTTCGACTGGCCGTTCCGAAGGCCTACGTCGTACTGACGGCGGGGTGCTCGGGTGACAGTGACACGGCCCTGAGCGTGCTGCGCTACGCACGTGAGCAGCTGGCCGCCTACAAACGGGTCCGCAGGCTGCAGTTCGACGAGCTGCCGAAGACGATCTCGGGCAAGATCCGTCGCGTGGAGCTGCGCTCGAGAGAGCGGGACCGTCCCGCGGAGGGGGAACTTGCCGCGGGCACCGAGTTCAGGGAAGAGGATTTCCCCGAGTTGAAGGGGTGAGGCCCGCCACCGTTCTCCGGGTCCGGTACGACCGCGGCTCGGGGAACGGCCCCGGGCGCCGCCCGCACGGCCCAAGAGTATCCGCGCACGAATCCAGCACAATCAATTATGCGGATTGTCGACAATTGAAAGGTAGAAATGGGGAAGTCGCGGGTCGTTCGAAAAAATTCCTCAGGGGTCGCGCGGGCGGAGTCGCGCTCCGCGGCCGTCCCGAATGTGCCGTGACCTGCGCGAAAGTCGGACGTCGCGATTGGTGGTGGGGTGTCTCACCGTCATCGGAGCTTGAGCGTAACATCCGTGCCCTCGCTGTCGATGGAACGGGCAGCGGCGAATAAAGAATAGGGCGCGAAGTCGTGCTCCGGGGGCGTGATTCATCGAATCGTACGCTTGCACCCGGCGCGTCGCTTGTGGTATATGCTGCGCACGCGCATTGTACGACAACTTCCGGGCGATTGCCTTTGTCGGATCGTGACCCGGGGAAGTGAATGAGTGAATTATTCCAGGTGAGGGCGGATTTTTTCACCCTGGGTAACTACTCGAATCACGCGATCATCCCATTTCTATGATTAGGGTCACAGCTATTTGCTGTTGCATTTTTCGCGAATACGCCTAAGTTGGGTTCTCGGCGTACGGAATCTGCGCCGGGATCGGACGGCAAAGGTGCCGACCGAGTGTGCTGATCGATGCCAGCGCGCGGCCCGCTAGTTCGGCTGCCCGCATCGGTCCGGCGTGCCCCTTGTGTGAGGTGACCCGGCGCGCCCGTGAAAGCTCGGGGCGGCGTAATTCGCCGTGGTTCCGAGCGATGCAGTGGCGCTTGACCAACGCGAGTGGGAGCTGAGTATGACCAAGAGCGTGGACGATCTTGCCCGTGGTGACCAGGCCGGGGACGAGCAGGACCCGGTGCACCGCGAGCAGCAGACGTTCGGCGACAATCCGTTGGAAGTACGCGACACTGATCACTACATGCATGAGTACGTCGGTGGTTTTGTCGACAAGTGGGACGATCTGATCGATTGGAAGAAGCGCTACGAAAGCGAGGGCAGCTTCTTCATCGACCAATTGCGCGCACGCGGTGTCGAGACCGTGCTGGACGCGGCGGCCGGGACCGGTTTCCACTCGGTCCGGTTGCTCGAGGAGGGGTTTGAGACCGTCAGCGCGGACGGCAGCCCGCAGATGCTGGCCAAGGCCTTCAGTAACGGACTGGCCTACAACGGTCACATTCTGCGTGTGGTCAACGCGGACTGGCGTTGGCTCAACCGTGACGTGCACGGTGAATACGACGCGATCATTTGCCTGGGCAACTCCTTTACCCACCTGTTCTCGGAGCGGGACCGCCGCAAGACGCTGGCTGAGTTCTACGCGATGCTCAAGCACGACGGTGTCCTGATCATCGACCAGCGAAACTACGACTCCATTCTTGACACCGGCTTCTCCAGTAAGCACACGTATTACTACGCCGGTGAGGACGTTTCCGCGGAGCCCGACCACATCGACGACGGGCTGGCGCGGTTCAAGTACACGTTCCCGGACAAGTCCGAATTCTTCCTGAACATGTACCCGCTGCGGAAAGACTACATGCGGCGGCTCATGCGTGAGGTCGGTTTCCAAAGGATTGACACCTACGGTGATTTCCAGGAAACTTACGGTGAAGACGAGCCCGACTTCTACATCCACGTCGCGGAGAAGAGCTACCGCACCGAGGACGAGTTCGTCGACATGTACTCGAACGCGGTGCACACCGCGCGGGACTACTACAACTCCGAGGACGCGGACAACTTCTACTACCACGTCTGGGGCGGCAACGACATCCACGTCGGGCTGTACCAGACACCGCAGGAGGACATCGCCACCGCCAGTGAGCGCACTGTCCAGCGGATGGCGGGCAAGGTCGACATCAGCCCCGAAACCAGGATTCTGGATCTCGGTGCCGGCTACGGCGGAGCCGCGCGGTACCTGGCCAGGACCTACGGCTGCCACGTCACCTGCCTCAACCTCAGCGAGGTGGAGAACCAGCGCAACCGCGAGATCACTCGCGCCGAGGGGCTCGAGCACCTGATCGAGGTGACCGACGGTTCCTTCGAGGATCTCCCCTACCAGGACAACGCGTTCGACGTGGTCTGGTCGCAGGACTCCTTCCTCCACAGCGGTGACCGCAGCAGGGTCATGGAAGAGGTGACCCGGGTCCTCAAGCCGAAGGGTTCGGTGCTGTTCACCGATCCGATGGCGTCCGACTCGGCGAAGAAGAACGAGCTCGGCCCCATCCTGGACAGGCTGCACCTGGACTCGCTCGGCTCGCCCGGTTTCTACCGGAAGGAGCTGACTCGTCTCGGGCTGCAGAACATCGAGTTCGAGGACCTCAGCGAATACCTGCCCGTCCACTACGGCCGGGTTCTGGAAGTGCTGGAGAGCCGGGAGAACGAGCTCGCCGGCTTCATCGGCGAGGAGTACCGAGCTCACATGAAGACCGGGCTGCGCAACTGGGTGCAGGCCGGCAATGGCGGGAGCCTGGCCTGGGGCATCATCCACGCCAGGGCATGACAGCCGTCGCGTACGAAGAACGATCAGAAGCAGTTAGCAGTGAGGTGAAGATCAGCCGTGACTGAGATGAACCGCAGGTTGTTCACCAGTGAGTCCGTGACCGAGGGCCACCCGGACAAGATGGCCGACTCGATCAGCGACGCGATCCTGGACGCGATGCTGGCTCAGGACCCCCGCTCCCGCGTGGCCATGGAGACCATGATCACCACCGGGCAGGTGCACCTGGCCGGTGAGGTGACCACCGAGGCCGACGTCGACCTGCCCGCGATCGTGCGGGAGAAGGTCCTCGAGATCGGCTACGACAACTCGGCCAAGGGCTTCGACGGAGACTCCTGCGGCATCAACGTCTCCATCGACGCGCAGTCCCCGGACATCGGCCAGGGCGTGGACTCCGCTCACGAGTCCCGCGTCGAGGGTGCCATCGACGAGATCGCCAGTCAGGGCGCCGGCGACCAGGGCCTGATGTTCGGTTACGCCACCAGCGAGACCGACGAGCTCATGCCGCTGCCGATCGCGTTGGCCCACCGCATGTCGCGTCGACTGACCCGCGTGCGCAACGACGGCACGCTGCCGTACCTGCGTGCCGACGGCAAGACCCAGGTCACCGTCGAGTACGCCGGTGACCAGCCGGTTCGCCTGGACACCACGGTGCTGTCCAGCCAGCACGCCGAGGACGTCGACCTCGACAAGCAACTGATCCCCGAGGTCAGGGACAAGGTCATCACCCCGGAGATCGAGAAGGTCGGGCTGGACACCTCGGACATGCGTCTGCTGGTGAATCCGACGGGTCGGTTCGTCACGGGTGGTCCGATGGGTGACTGCGGCCTGACCGGCCGCAAGATCATCGTCGACACCTACGGCGGGATGGCCCGCCACGGTGGCGGTGCCTTCTCCGGTAAGGACCCGTCGAAGGTGGACCGTTCGGCGGCCTACGCCACGCGCTGGGTGGCCAAGAACGTGGTGGCCGCCGGCCTGGCCGACCGCGTGGAGGTGCAGACCGCCTTCGCGATCGGCAAGGCCGCGCCGGTGGGTCTGTTCGTGGAGACCTTCGGCACCGAGAACGTGGACCCGGACAAGATCCAGGCCGCGATCAACGAGGTGTTCGACCTGCGTCCGGCGGCGATCATCCGGGACCTGGACCTGCTGCACCCGATCTACGCGCCGACGGCGGCCTACGGCCACTTCGGCCGTACGGACGTGGACCTGCCCTGGGAACGCACCAACCGCGTCGAGGCGCTGAAGAACGCCGCGGGCCTCTGACAGCCGAATACGCGACGTATCGTCGACGCCGCGGGGCGCGGTTCTCCCGCGCCCCGCGGCGTGGCGAGCAACACCAGGTTCGCTCACCCCAGATGACCGCCGGCCGGTGGCGGACCACCGACATCGGCCTTGGTGAAGGAGTTTCGCAGTGCAAATTGCGGTGACCGGCTCGATCGCCACCGACCATTTGATGTCTTTTCCCGGCAAGATCGCCGACCAGCTCATCGCGGACCGACTCGACCAGGTTTCGCTGTCGTTCCTCGTGGACGAGCTGGAGGTTCGCCGTGGTGGTGTCGCGGGCAACATCACGTTCGGACTCGGCCAACTCGGCGTGAAGTCGCTGTTGGTCGGTGCGGTCGGCGAGGACTTCGCCGAGTACCGCACCTGGTTGGAGCGCCACAGCGTGGACACCAGCACGGTGCACACCTCGAAGACGGCCCACACTGCCCGCTTCACGTGCACCACGGACGAGACGCAGAACCAGATCGCCTCGTTCTACCCGGGCGCCATGTCCGAGGCACGCGAGATCGAGCTCAAGCCGATCTCCGACCGCGTGGACGGCCTGGATCTCGTGGTCGTCTCGGCGAACGATCCCGAGGCGATGCTGCGGCACAGTCAGGAATGCCGCGACCGCGGCTACGAGTTCCTGGCTGATCCGGGGCAGCAGCTCGCCCGCATGGACGGCCCGCAGATCCGTAAGCTGGTGGAGGGTGCCAAGTACCTGTTCACCAACGAGTACGAGCACAGCCTCCTCCTGCAGACCACCGGGCTCTCACACGCCGAGGTGCTGCAGCAGGTCGGCATGTGGGTCACCTCGCTGGGCGAGAACGGTGTGCGCATCGAGTCCGCCTCGGCGAAGACGATCGAGATCGCCCCGGTGAAGCCGAAGCAGGTCGGCGACCCGACCGGTGTCGGCGACGCGCTGCGCGCGGGCTTTCTCGCCGGGCTGTCGAACGGGCTCGGACTCGAGCGTTCCGTCCAGCTCGGCTGCACCCTCGCGACTACATCCCTGGAGACCGACGGTCCCCAGGAATACGAAGTGGAGAAGGGCTCGTTCGTGTCCAGGTTCGCCGAGGCTTACGGCAACCAGGCCGCGGGTGAAATCGAGTCCGTGCTTCGCTGAAGCGTTCGGAAGGCAGCGTGATGACGACACAGGAAGAATCGGGCCGTCGGGACAACGACCCGAGTGGGTTCCTCACGGCCATCGCCGAACGCGTGCTCGTCGGGGACGGCGGCATGGGTACGGCGTTGCAGGAGTACGACCTCTCGCTGGAGCAGGACTTCCAGAACCTCGAGGGTTGTAACGAGATCCTCAACGAGACGCGTCCCGACGTGCTGCGCTCGATCTACACGGGGTTCCTCACCAACGGCTCCGACGCCATCGAGTCGAACACCTTCGGCTGCAACCTGCCCAACCTCGGCGAGTACGGCATCGAGGAGCGCATCCGCGACCTCGCCGAGAAGGGCGTGGCGCTGGCGCGGGAGTGCTGTGACGAGTACTCCACCCCGGACAAGCCCCGCTTCGTGCTGGGTTCGATGGGGCCGGGCACCAGGCTGCCCACCCTCGGCCACGCCCCCTACGCCGATCTCAGGGACGCCTATCACAAGCAGGTGCTGGGCATGCTCGACGGCGGCGTCGACGTGGTGCTGGTCGAGACCTCGCAGGACCTGCTGCAGACCAAGGCCGCGATCGTCGCCGCGAAGCGGGCGATGGCCGAGCAGGGCAAGTGGGTCCCGATCATCGCCCACGTCACCGTCGAGCAGACCGGAACCATGCTGGTCGGCTCCGAGATCGGTGCGGCGCTGGCGGCCCTGGAGCCGCTGGGCATCGACATGATCGGTATGAACTGCGCGACAGGCCCGGCCGAGATGAGCGAGCACCTGCGGGTGCTGGCCGAGCACGCGACCGTGCCGATCTCGGTCATGCCCAACGCCGGTCTGCCCGAGCTGGGTGACAACGGTGCGGTCTACCCGTTGCAGCCGCACGAGCTGGCCGAGGCGCTGGTCGGCTTCGCGAACAACTACGGCGCCCGCCTCGTCGGCGGTTGCTGTGGCGTGACAGGCGAGCACGTGCGTCAGGTCGCCGAAGCGGTCGAGGGGCTCAACCCGGCACCGCGCGAGCCCGAGGTCGTGCCGTCGATCTCCTCGATGTACCAGGCGATCCCGTTCAAGCAGGACGCCTCGATCCTCAACGTCGGTGAACGCACCAACGCCAACGGATCCAAGGCGTTCCGCGAGGCGATGCTCGAGGAGCGCTACGACGACTGCATCGAGATCGCCAAGGGGCAGACCCGCGAGGGCGCGCACATGCTCGACCTGTGCGTGGACTACGTCGGCCGTGACGGCAAGTACGACATGCGGGAAC
This genomic stretch from Actinopolyspora halophila DSM 43834 harbors:
- a CDS encoding alpha/beta fold hydrolase; this encodes MPDHVTIPTAAGKFDALEAGPPGEHGVLLLHGFPESGLQWQRQLGALAEAGYHAIAPDQRGYSPGVRPERVTDYRMEELVGDVLAIADQVGWERFDLVGHDWGAAVAWSAAGAVPERVSTLSALSIPHPEAFGNALAHDPDQQRRSAYMRLFRSEDAERTLLDEDAARIRELFGDRVPVEHVTAYLERMRTPGALTAALNWYRAVRHSGAVGRITVPTLYVWSTEDSAVGARAAEATADYVAGEYRFEILDGVSHWMAEEAPEQVNELLLAHIGGHRG
- the metK gene encoding methionine adenosyltransferase; translation: MNRRLFTSESVTEGHPDKMADSISDAILDAMLAQDPRSRVAMETMITTGQVHLAGEVTTEADVDLPAIVREKVLEIGYDNSAKGFDGDSCGINVSIDAQSPDIGQGVDSAHESRVEGAIDEIASQGAGDQGLMFGYATSETDELMPLPIALAHRMSRRLTRVRNDGTLPYLRADGKTQVTVEYAGDQPVRLDTTVLSSQHAEDVDLDKQLIPEVRDKVITPEIEKVGLDTSDMRLLVNPTGRFVTGGPMGDCGLTGRKIIVDTYGGMARHGGGAFSGKDPSKVDRSAAYATRWVAKNVVAAGLADRVEVQTAFAIGKAAPVGLFVETFGTENVDPDKIQAAINEVFDLRPAAIIRDLDLLHPIYAPTAAYGHFGRTDVDLPWERTNRVEALKNAAGL
- a CDS encoding LuxR C-terminal-related transcriptional regulator; protein product: MARLVLGDDHTVFVDALTTVLPQRGIEVVGTADTIASTVEMVRGNRPDVCLLDRFFVDGDVLDSLDEVMRAGDPRMRLVLLTADRETAAIRRAMRTGAAGYVNKMCGLTALVEAVRKVSSGEPVTRLPALAVERNADGVAFGDEALLEELTPRERECLRLLVNGAHTKTMARDLGVSDATVRTHVQGLLTKMGVHSRLEAVSLAVRHSLVDET
- a CDS encoding AMP-binding protein; translated protein: MVEATAFGPPDVGGEENHDDTPTEQFRRARDFLLRNRADHEAARAGFRWPRPERFNWALDWFDTIGRRNDRPALWITRPDGGEDRISYAELTKRSNRVANWLRGLGAVRGDRLILMLDNRVELWETLLAAVKLGVVTIPATPLLGPGELRDRVERGRANHVVTGTEHVSKFVDVEGDYTRIAVGEETSGWVNYADSAGADERFVPEGITHANDPLLLYFTSGTTALPKLVEHTHVSYPVGHLSTMYWLGLQPGDVHLNISSPGWAKHAWSCVFAPFNAEATVFVHGYERFDPERLLDEMSRCGVTSFCAPPTVWRMLIQSDLGRLSRPPRSVVSAGEPLNPEVIEQVAREWSVTIRDGFGQTESSVQVANTPGLPVKEGSMGRPLPGFDVALVDPATGERAAEGEICLALDPPPVGLMSGYSDEAQTAEVMRDGYYHTGDVGHVDEDGYITYVGRTDDVFKASDYRISPFELESVLLQHPAVAEAAVVPAPDPVRLAVPKAYVVLTAGCSGDSDTALSVLRYAREQLAAYKRVRRLQFDELPKTISGKIRRVELRSRERDRPAEGELAAGTEFREEDFPELKG
- a CDS encoding class I SAM-dependent methyltransferase, producing the protein MTKSVDDLARGDQAGDEQDPVHREQQTFGDNPLEVRDTDHYMHEYVGGFVDKWDDLIDWKKRYESEGSFFIDQLRARGVETVLDAAAGTGFHSVRLLEEGFETVSADGSPQMLAKAFSNGLAYNGHILRVVNADWRWLNRDVHGEYDAIICLGNSFTHLFSERDRRKTLAEFYAMLKHDGVLIIDQRNYDSILDTGFSSKHTYYYAGEDVSAEPDHIDDGLARFKYTFPDKSEFFLNMYPLRKDYMRRLMREVGFQRIDTYGDFQETYGEDEPDFYIHVAEKSYRTEDEFVDMYSNAVHTARDYYNSEDADNFYYHVWGGNDIHVGLYQTPQEDIATASERTVQRMAGKVDISPETRILDLGAGYGGAARYLARTYGCHVTCLNLSEVENQRNREITRAEGLEHLIEVTDGSFEDLPYQDNAFDVVWSQDSFLHSGDRSRVMEEVTRVLKPKGSVLFTDPMASDSAKKNELGPILDRLHLDSLGSPGFYRKELTRLGLQNIEFEDLSEYLPVHYGRVLEVLESRENELAGFIGEEYRAHMKTGLRNWVQAGNGGSLAWGIIHARA
- a CDS encoding glycosyltransferase, which translates into the protein MAENGVATVITRLEGGAGIVALRSAVALVERNCPVTIVTGGGGALVEQARTAGVPVVIEPALCKPVRPRCDLLALWRLRALFAGRGFDVVHTHTAKAGAVGRVAAWWAGTRRVVHTYHGFPFHPFQSVFRRRSYVLVERALGGITDVALCVGSGVTAEALRRDLVEPDRVRTIGVPVSRAVPHVDPVSRRRARRALGISDDRLLVGAVGRLTYQKAPEDFVTALALLGRDDVSGVWVGDGDRRAPVRRLVESELAGEFILLGQRPNVPELLPAFDVFVLPSRYEGLPLALAEAMRCGIPVVATDVNAVPDLVTAGTTGLLVPPERPELLAEALARLLDSPAERDAMGAEGRKRIDERFDIDTLVRALEEAYVDGGPEHRTK
- a CDS encoding carbohydrate kinase family protein; amino-acid sequence: MQIAVTGSIATDHLMSFPGKIADQLIADRLDQVSLSFLVDELEVRRGGVAGNITFGLGQLGVKSLLVGAVGEDFAEYRTWLERHSVDTSTVHTSKTAHTARFTCTTDETQNQIASFYPGAMSEAREIELKPISDRVDGLDLVVVSANDPEAMLRHSQECRDRGYEFLADPGQQLARMDGPQIRKLVEGAKYLFTNEYEHSLLLQTTGLSHAEVLQQVGMWVTSLGENGVRIESASAKTIEIAPVKPKQVGDPTGVGDALRAGFLAGLSNGLGLERSVQLGCTLATTSLETDGPQEYEVEKGSFVSRFAEAYGNQAAGEIESVLR